A window from Cryptomeria japonica chromosome 1, Sugi_1.0, whole genome shotgun sequence encodes these proteins:
- the LOC131043604 gene encoding uncharacterized protein LOC131043604 has translation MTAMKDLTTKKKVANGNTSAKDGHAKMDKSNTSGKPEKVNAIGDLLETTADKKTSHQKVDKGKAHSESNSNSAFDMTEALTQMKVTVPLCTNNIAEYETLLLGLEIAKKHGIQLLRVFGDSKLLVSQIRSKYASKNDRLKKYKHAIWDVIEYFDAFSIDWIQRSKNIMLDFLANVALKNDDVTLTGVSILEIKAIPAIQNNVYNWFIANFAEIVKPIVKLLKKDAKFSWDEEATQTFDKIKRAIQEAPMLKSPDYNKAFSLFSFASHHTIATILLQKDDEGYAHPISFKSKSLQVAELKYEIMEKQAYDWSRILKHSGLIL, from the exons ATGACTGCTATGAAAGACCTTACTACAAAG AAAAAGGTGGCTAATGGTAATACTTCTGCCAAAGATGGTCATGCTAAAATGGATAAGTCCAACACTTCAGGGAAACCTGAGAAGGTTAATGCAATTGGTGATTTATTAGAGACCACTGCTGATAAGAAGACAAGTCACCAAAAGGTAGATAAGGGTAAAGCCCATTCTGAGTCTAATAGTAATTCTGCATTTGATATGACTGAAGCTTTAACCCAGATGAAAGTTACAGTGCCACTG tgcacaaataatatagctgaGTACGAGACCTTATTATTGGGGTTGGAAATTGCTAAGAAACATGGGATTCAATTGTTAAGAGTCTTTGGAGATTCAAAACTTTTGGTTTCTCAGATAAGATcaaaatatgcatctaagaatgacagGTTAAAAAAGTATAAGCATGctatttgggatgttattgagtattttgatgcattttcaattgaCTGGATTCAAAGGTCAAAAAACATTATGTTagacttcttagctaatgttgcattgaaaaatgatgatgtaacactaactgGAGTATCAATACTTGAGATCAAGGCCATACCTGCTATCCAAAACAATGTGTATAACTG GTTTATAGCCAACTTTGCTGAGATTGTTAAGCCTATTGTTAAGCTACTGAAAAAGGATGctaagttttcttgggatgaagaagcaACACAGACCTTTGACAAGAttaaaagggctattcaggaagcCCCAATGCTAAAATCTCCTGACTACAATAAGGCTTTCTCACTATTTTCCTTTGCTTCTCACCATACAATAGCAACAATTTTGCTTCAGAAGGATGATGAAGGGTATGCACATCCAATTTCTTTTAAAAGTAAATCCTTGCAGGTTGCtgagttaaaatatgaaattatggaaaaaCAGGCATATGATTGGTCAAGGATTTTAAAGCATTCGGGCCTTATCTTGTAA